In Silene latifolia isolate original U9 population chromosome X, ASM4854445v1, whole genome shotgun sequence, the following proteins share a genomic window:
- the LOC141620672 gene encoding putative disease resistance protein RGA4: MDVGTLLSVIQTLLAALSCNQLKEAWSIWGYKGDLDELSSVVATVKKVLLDAEAKYDELSQETLLYIGELGDALYYADDLLGEFVTLAKQKQLMEDHKFIKKVCCFFSRYNQLGVAYNMSQGVKKIMHKLDSISSKHNKFGLNLDHGPIRSRREETCSFSDTEIIGRAEDVENIVGIMLDTEIRRDVSVLAIVGLGGLGKTALAQLVYNHENITQAFTLRLWACVSDHDQSKLDVKTILAQILESATGEKHDKYSMEVVVGRVREVLASGRFLIVLDDLWT; this comes from the coding sequence ATGGATGTAGGTACGCTACTGTCTGTAATTCAAACTCTCTTGGCTGCATTGAGTTGTAATCAGCTTAAAGAGGCTTGGTCCATATGGGGCTACAAGGGCGATCTTGATGAACTCAGCAGCGTTGTTGCTACTGTTAAGAAAGTGCTCCTTGACGCGGAGGCCAAGTATGACGAGCTGTCCCAGGAAACACTTCTCTATATCGGGGAGCTTGGGGATGCTCTGTACTATGCTGATGATTTGCTTGGCGAGTTTGTGACTCTCGCTAAGCAAAAGCAGCTCATGGAGGATCACAAGTTTATCAAAAAGGTCTGTTGTTTTTTTTCCCGTTATAATCAACTTGGTGTTGCATATAATATGTCACAAGGGGTTAAAAAGATCATGCATAAGTTAGACAGTATTTCTAGCAAGCATAACAAGTTCGGCTTGAATCTTGACCACGGGCCTATTAGGAGCAGGAGAGAGGAGACCTGTTCTTTTTCGGACACTGAGATTATTGGGAGGGCCGAGGATGTTGAAAACATTGTAGGGATAATGTTGGACACAGAAATTCGGAGAGATGTTTCTGTTCTAGCTATTGTGGGATTGGGTGGGCTAGGGAAGACAGCTCTTGCCCAACTTGTGTACAATCATGAAAACATCACCCAAGCATTTACCCTGAGGTTATGGGCTTGTGTGTCTGACCATGATCAGTCAAAATTAGATGTGAAAACAATCCTGGCTCAGATTCTGGAATCAGCAACAGGCGAAAAGCATGACAAATATTCGATGGAGGTGGTGGTAGGTCGAGTGAGGGAAGTACTAGCATCAGGGCGTTTCTTAATTGTTTTAGATGATCTGTGGACCTAG
- the LOC141617939 gene encoding disease resistance protein RGA2-like, translating into MAFEQVLDQGSQNHYVDLINIGQEIVKICANVPLAIRVIGRLLYGQEKSKWLTIQELGIANLRENRNGIKPILKLSYHNLESSLKSCFSHCSLYPKDSQIEKELMISLWMAQGYIVPLEKGQSIEDAGVEYFSILLRRCFFQDVQKDEYGEISTFKLHDLMHDVALEVAEKEICLASTSTSDVDKMVRHVSLMKKSYANDCSSMAHIRTFLYVGPPNTKAVVIDIELLLSKFRCLRTLDFSFLNIKILPASIGKLFHLRYLNLSNNDSLVELPKSITKLCNLQTLNLDYCKSLKELPKDLGKLVNLRVLGLDQCTSLVGMPLGINKLTGLYKLSKFVVRNSSLEQLVELESLKTLKKLRGTIEIVFHFSRDNAFVKDHIVRDGAYIRDKEHLHTITFEFKHEDSDEKAADYEEELLGALQQHANLKALNFVMYHGVRMPRWAEGDNLAAFLPKLVRLEFWRCSELHCLSSLGKLRCLKFLALSRLPNLEYIESYSAKASLLGSGVPFLPCLETLVLSRLPKLKEWWRPTGEMVRDDNSIGSNKESHQSSLFFSELKLLQVLDCPDLISLPNCPELRRLYLSEFNERLRMTIPPTSPKLMEVSIDNVAWLHYSLPIESFQSLTSLHLHGNNDVKV; encoded by the coding sequence ATGGCATTTGAACAAGTTCTAGACCAAGGAAGTCAAAATCATTATGTTGACTTGATAAACATTGGCCAAGAGATCGTTAAAATATGTGCCAATGTACCTCTTGCTATAAGAGTGATAGGACGTCTCTTGTACGGCCAGGAAAAAAGCAAATGGTTGACAATTCAAGAGCTAGGGATAGCAAACCTTAGAGAAAACCGAAATGGGATCAAACCAATTCTGAAACTTAGTTATCACAATCTTGAATCTTCTTTAAAGAGTTGTTTTAGTCATTGCTCTTTATACCCCAAGGATAGTCAGATAGAAAAGGAGTTGATGATTAGTCTTTGGATGGCACAAGGCTATATTGTGCCACTAGAAAAGGGTCAAAGCATAGAAGATGCCGGTGTAGAGTATTTTTCAATTCTACTACGACGATGTTTTTTTCAGGATGTGCAGAAAGATGAATATGGTGAGATATCCACATTCAAATTACACGACCTTATGCATGATGTTGCTTTAGAAGTCGCTGAGAAGGAAATTTGCCTCGCAAGTACTTCTACTAGTGACGTAGATAAAATGGTTCGTCATGTATCTCTTATGAAGAAATCATATGCAAATGATTGCTCCTCCATGGCTCACATTCGCACATTCCTCTATGTTGGCCCACCTAACACTAAAGCGGTAGTGATTGATATAGAACTATTGTTATCAAAATTTAGGTGTCTCAGGACCTTGGATTTTAGTTTTCTCAATATCAAAATTTTACCCGCTTCAATAGGGAAATTGTTCCATTTGAGATACTTAAACCTCTCCAACAATGATTCTCTGGTAGAGCTCCCAAAGTCAATTACAAAACTTTGTAATTTGCAAACTTTGAATCTAGATTACTGCAAGAGTTTAAAAGAGTTGCCGAAGGATTTAGGCAAGTTGGTTAATCTTAGAGTATTGGGGTTAGATCAGTGTACAAGTTTGGTGGGTATGCCTTTGGGGATAAATAAGTTGACTGGTCTTTACAAGCTGTCTAAGTTTGTGGTGCGGAACTCAAGTCTGGAGCAACTCGTTGAGCTGGAAAGCCTGAAAACTTTAAAGAAGCTAAGAGGGACTATCGAGATTGTCTTCCATTTTTCCAGAGATAATGCATTTGTTAAGGATCACATTGTTAGAGACGGGGCTTATATTAGGGACAAGGAGCATCTCCATACCATTACGTTTGAATTCAAGCATGAAGATAGCGATGAAAAAGCGGCAGATTATGAGGAAGAGTTGTTGGGTGCTCTGCAGCAACATGCCAATTTGAAGGCGCTGAATTTTGTTATGTACCATGGTGTTAGAATGCCCAGATGGGCAGAAGGAGACAACTTGGCTGCATTTCTTCCTAAACTGGTTCGATTGGAATTTTGGAGGTGTTCTGAGCTTCATTGTCTATCTTCACTAGGAAAACTGCGGTGTCTGAAATTTCTTGCTCTCAGTAGATTGCCAAATTTGGAGTACATAGAAAGTTATTCTGCAAAAGCTTCACTGCTTGGATCAGGAGTACCATTCTTGCCCTGCCTCGAGACACTTGTTCTTTCGCGTTTGCCCAAGTTGAAAGAATGGTGGAGGCCGACAGGAGAGATGGTGAGAGATGATAATAGCATTGGCAGCAACAAGGAATCGCACCAGTCATCTCTCTTTTTTTCTGAATTAAAACTTTTACAAGTATTGGATTGCCCTGACTTGATATCTCTTCCAAACTGCCCCGAACTGAGACGTCTATACTTGTCAGAATTCAATGAAAGACTGAGAATGACAATACCTCCTACAAGTCCCAAATTAATGGAAGTAAGCATAGATAATGTGGCTTGGTTACATTATTCGCTGCCGATAGAGTCATTTCAGTCTCTAACttccttgcatttacatggcaatAATGATGTAAAAGTTTGA
- the LOC141617940 gene encoding putative disease resistance protein RGA1: protein MDIATLLSVIQTLLAALSCNQLKEAWSICGYKSHLDELSSVVATVKKVILDAEARFDELSQETLLYIRELGDALYDADDLLDEFVTLAKQNQLIKDDKFTEKVRLFFSRYNQISVAYAMSRGVKKIMHKLDGIASKHNKFGLNIDYKPISRRREETCSYPDTEIIGRAEDVDNIVGILLDSEIQRDVSFLTIVGMGGLGKTALAQLVYNHENITRAFPLRLWACVSDHDQSKLDVKIILARILESATGEKYDQCSMEVVVSRVREVLASWRFLIVLDDLWTESRDELGKLVGHLVGGGEGSLVMVTTRSKETAKIVGNGVMYKLKGLSDENSWHLFQLMAFEKVLDEARTNCYGDLINIGQEIVKICANVPLAIRVIGRLLYGQEKSKWLTIQELGVANLREDRNGIKPILKLSYHNLESSLKSCFSYCSLYPKDWAIEKEVIISLWMAQGYIVPLEKGQSIEDAGEEYFSILLRRCFFQVVHQEKDGEIVSFKLHDLMHDVALEVSEKEICPTTTFTGVVDTMIRHVSPTGKQYANYCSTMAQIRTFLQVGPHTYEMVAIDTVQFLAKFRCLRTLDLSFLDIKIVPASIGKLIHLRYLNLSNNQSLKVLPKSITKLYNLQTLNLDYCENLKELPKNLSKLVNLRILGLHFCTRLACMPWGMSKLTNLYKMSKFVVGAANSSLKQHLELEGLKTMKKLRGTLKIDIHFPSSEAFVKDHSFRGEDYIRHMEHLHTILFDCKHEDNDGKVSNYEEELLGALQPHGNVKLLNLVGYRGVTMPRWAEGDNLAAFLHHLVQLDLFQCSELQCLSSLGNLQYLKSLSLSELPNLAYIESYSARAVPLGSSTEGLQFLPCLERLVLWFLPKLKEWRGPSSLVFPELRSLHIWDCPELTSLPNSPQLTDLYLLKFNEKLRMTTPSTRAKLRLMNIDNVKWLRLQTVSYNGLVSLELHENNEGRDLTWYWSVFYICSSSLQTLKIQSCSKLRRVFGVLGVLDALQSLTLKDLPMLNLADEEIDGEDGGDEVLLGSLCHTLQSLTIINCEELLTFPKWMRKLTSLRHLQVVKCSPELYERCQNPALEDWPNVRHIPHISITL, encoded by the coding sequence ATGGATATAGCTACGCTACTGTCTGTAATTCAAACTCTCTTGGCTGCATTGAGTTGTAATCAGCTTAAAGAGGCTTGGTCCATCTGTGGCTACAAGTCCCATCTTGATGAACTTAGCAGTGTTGTCGCTACTGTTAAGAAAGTGATCCTTGATGCGGAGGCCAGGTTTGATGAGCTGTCCCAGGAAACACTCCTCTATATCAGGGAGCTGGGGGATGCTCTCTACGATGCTGATGATTTGCTTGACGAGTTTGTCACTCTTGCTAAGCAAAATCAGCTCATCAAGGATGACAAGTTTACTGAAAAGGTGCGTCTTTTCTTTTCCCGTTATAATCAGATTAGTGTTGCTTATGCTATGTCTCGTGGGGTTAAAAAGATCATGCATAAGTTAGATGGTATCGCTAGTAAGCATAACAAGTTTGGCTTGAATATTGACTACAAGCCTATTAGTAGGAGGAGGGAGGAGACATGTTCATACCCCGACACTGAAATTATTGGGAGGGCCGAGGATGTTGACAACATTGTAGGAATATTGTTGGACTCAGAGATTCAGAGAGATGTTTCATTTCTTACTATTGTGGGGATGGGCGGGCTTGGGAAGACCGCTCTTGCCCAACTTGTGTACAATCACGAAAACATTACCCGAGCATTCCCCTTGAGGTTATGGGCTTGTGTTTCCGACCATGATCAGTCAAAATTAGACGTGAAAATAATCCTTGCTCGGATTCTGGAATCAGCAACGGGCGAAAAGTATGATCAATGTTCAATGGAGGTGGTGGTAAGTCGAGTGAGGGAAGTACTAGCATCATGGCGTTTCTTGATTGTTTTAGATGATTTATGGACCGAGAGTCGTGATGAATTGGGAAAATTGGTAGGACACTTGGTAGGAGGTGGAGAGGGGAGTTTGGTTATGGTTACTACACGTTCAAAAGAGACTGCGAAAATAGTTGGAAACGGTGTGATGTATAAGCTAAAAGGTTTATCAGATGAGAATTCATGGCATTTGTTTCAGCTTATGGCTTTTGAAAAAGTGTTAGACGAAGCTAGAACAAATTGTTATGGTGACTTGATAAACATTGGCCAAGAGATCGTTAAAATATGTGCGAATGTACCTCTTGCTATAAGAGTGATCGGACGTCTTTTGTACGGCCAGGAAAAAAGCAAATGGTTGACAATTCAAGAGCTAGGTGTAGCAAACCTTAGGGAAGACCGAAATGGGATCAAACCAATTCTGAAACTTAGTTATCACAATCTTGAATCCTCTTTAAAGAGTTGTTTTAGTTATTGCTCTTTATATCCCAAGGATTGGGCAATAGAAAAGGAGGTGATAATTAGTCTTTGGATGGCACAAGGCTATATTGTACCACTGGAGAAGGGTCAAAGCATAGAAGACGCCGGTGAAGAGTATTTTTCAATTCTACTTCGCCGATGCTTTTTTCAGGTTGTGCACCAAGAGAAAGATGGCGAAATAGTCTCATTTAAATTACACGACCTTATGCATGATGTTGCTTTGGAAGTTTCCGAAAAGGAAATTTGCCCCACAACTACTTTTACTGGCGTCGTAGATACAATGATTCGTCATGTTTCTCCAACTGGAAAACAATATGCAAATTATTGTTCCACCATGGCTCAAATTCGCACATTCCTACAGGTTGGCCCGCATACCTATGAAATGGTAGCGATTGATACAGTACAATTTTTGGCCAAATTCAGATGTCTAAGGACTTTGGATTTGAGTTTTCTCGATATCAAAATTGTACCTGCCTCAATAGGGAAGTTGATTCATTTGAGATATTTAAACCTCTCCAACAATCAGTCTTTGAAAGTGCTCCCAAAATCAATTACTAAACTTTATAATTTGCAAACTTTGAATCTAGATTACTGTGAGAACTTGAAAGAATTGCCAAAGAATTTGAGCAAGTTGGTTAATCTTAGGATATTGGGGTTGCATTTTTGTACCCGGTTGGCTTGTATGCCGTGGGGGATGAGTAAGTTGACTAATCTGTATAAGATGTCTAAGTTTGTGGTGGGAGCTGCTAACTCAAGTCTGAAGCAACACCTTGAGCTTGAAGGCCTGAAAACTATGAAGAAGCTAAGAGGGACTTTAAAGATTGACATTCACTTTCCCAGTAGTGAGGCGTTTGTCAAGGATCACTCTTTTAGAGGGGAGGACTATATTAGACACATGGAACATCTCCATACCATTTTGTTTGATTGTAAGCATGAAGATAACGATGGAAAAGTGTCAAATTACGAGGAAGAGTTGTTGGGAGCTCTGCAGCCACATGGCAATGTGAAGCTGCTGAATTTGGTTGGGTACCGTGGTGTGACAATGCCTAGATGGGCAGAAGGAGACAACTTAGCAGCATTTCTGCATCATCTCGTTCAATTGGACCTTTTTCAATGTTCGGAACTCCAATGTCTATCTTCGCTGGGAAATCTGCAGTATCTGAAATCACTTAGTCTCAGTGAATTGCCAAATTTGGCGTACATAGAGAGTTATTCAGCAAGAGCTGTGCCGCTTGGGTCAAGTACAGAAGGTTTGCAATTCTTGCCCTGCCTCGAGAGACTTGTTCTTTGGTTTTTGCCCAAGTTGAAAGAATGGAGGGGGCCGTCATCTCTTGTTTTTCCTGAATTAAGATCCTTGCACATATGGGATTGCCCCGAGTTAACATCTCTTCCAAACTCCCCGCAACTGACAGATCTATACTTGTTAAAATTCAATGAAAAACTGAGAATGACAACTCCTTCTACAAGGGCCAAATTAAGGCTAATGAATATAGACAATGTTAAGTGGTTACGTCTGCAAACGGTATCATATAATGGTCTTGTTTCCTTGGAATTACATGAAAATAATGAGGGAAGGGATTTGACTTGGTATTGGTCAGTCTTCTATATTTGCTCTTCTTCATTGCAAACTCTTAAGATACAGTCGTGTTCCAAGCTAAGGAGGGTTTTTGGGGTATTGGGTGTTCTCGATGCCTTGCAGAGCCTAACTTTAAAAGACCTTCCTATGTTAAATCTAGCAGATGAAGAAATTGACGGAGAAGATGGGGGTGACGAGGTGCTGTTGGGATCCTTGTGTCATACCCTCCAGAGTCTTACAATTATAAACTGTGAAGAACTGCTAACTTTTCCGAAATGGATGAGGAAGCTTACCTCTCTCCGACACCTTCAAGTTgtaaaatgttcaccggagctgtATGAAAGATGCCAAAATCCTGCATTGGAAGACTGGCCCAACGTTCGACACATCCCCCATATTTCAATTACTCTTTAG
- the LOC141620674 gene encoding uncharacterized protein LOC141620674: MDIGRLLSVFQTLMAALNCDQLKEAWYDWGYESNLNELSHVVATAKEVLLDAEVKFDELSQDTLLYIGELGNALYAADDLLDEFVTLAKHKEIMGNDTFTEKVSFFFRCHYQFDITFNISQAIKKVLHKLDSITSKHNKFGLDLDHKPIRRKREEIRSYQDTEIIGRTDDIQRIVGI; encoded by the coding sequence ATGGACATAGGTAGACTATTGTCTGTGTTTCAAACTCTCATGGCTGCACTGAATTGTGATCAGCTGAAAGAGGCGTGGTACGACTGGGGCTACGAATCCAATCTTAATGAACTCAGTCACGTAGTTGCTACCGCTAAGGAAGTTCTCCTTGACGCAGAGGTCAAGTTTGATGAGCTGTCTCAGGACACGCTGCTCTATATCGGGGAGCTTGGGAATGCTCTTTATGCTGCTGATGATTTGCTTGACGAGTTTGTCACTCTGGCCAAGCACAAGGAGATCATGGGGAATGATACGTTTACTGAAAAGGTGAGTTTTTTCTTTCGCTGTCATTATCAGTTTGATATTACATTTAACATATCTCAAGCGATTAAGAAGGTCCTGCATAAGTTAGACAGTATCACTAGTAAGCATAACAAGTTTGGTTTGGATCTTGACCACAAGCCTATTAGGAGGAAGAGGGAGGAAATTCGTTCTTATCAAGACACTGAAATTATCGGGAGGACGGATGATATTCAGAGAATTGTAGGAATATAA
- the LOC141617941 gene encoding uncharacterized protein LOC141617941, with protein MELSSCLELQSLSSLAKLRFLESLRLHDLPNLEYIESYSAKDMMLGSSVEGLQIFPRLVFIALYSLPNLKGWFTPLGETVSDDNQISSNKESQHSSLLFPVLKYLVITNCPELTSFPNCLKLTDLTLCLFNERLRITETPTSPKLEQVTIDNLTGLQHLLPIQSFQSLTLLTLRFNSEVESLNDFRQILCDCFSSLQTIEISLCSKIRTVFGGLSYLDSLNSLTLGNLPVLNLANEEIDENNEDESVGLGSLCHTLRHLHISYCGALVTFPKWMRKLTSLQQLKVMGCSPVLKERCQNPTGEDWPNIRHILSVSITERKYNNLT; from the coding sequence ATGGAGCTTTCGTCTTGTTTGGAGCTGCAAAGTCTATCTTCGCTAGCAAAACTGCGGTTTCTGGAATCACTTAGACTCCATGATTTGCCAAATTTGGAGTACATAGAGAGTTATTCAGCAAAAGATATGATGCTTGGGTCAAGTGTAGAAGGTTTGCAAATTTTCCCTCGCCTCGTGTTTATTGCTCTTTATTCTTTGCCTAATTTGAAAGGATGGTTTACGCCATTAGGAGAGACGGTGAGCGATGATAATCAAATTAGCAGCAACAAGGAATCACAGCATTCATCTCTTCTTTTTCCTGTGTTAAAATATTTAGTGATAACTAACTGCCCTGAGTTGACATCTTTTCCGAACTGCCTGAAACTCACAGATCTAACCTTGTGCTTGTTTAATGAAAGACTGAGAATAACAGAAACTCCTACAAGTCCCAAATTAGAGCAAGTGACTATAGATAACCTGACTGGGTTACAACATTTGCTGCCAATACAGTCATTTCAGTCTCTCACTCTCTTAACATTACGATTTAATAGTGAAGTAGAGAGTTTGAATGATTTTCGGCAAATCTTATGTGATTGCTTTTCTTCATTGCAAACTATCGAGATATCGCTCTGTTCCAAGATAAGGACGGTTTTTGGGGGATTGAGCTATCTTGATTCCTTGAACAGCTTAACTTTAGGCAACCTTCCTGTGTTAAATCTAGCAAATGAAGAGATTGACGAAAATAATGAAGATGAAAGCGTGGGGTTGGGGTCCCTGTGTCATACCCTCCGGCATCTTCATATTTCATACTGCGGAGCACTCGTAACATTTCCGAAATGGATGAGGAAGCTCACCTCCCTCCAACAACTTAAAGTAATGGGTTGTTCACCGGTGCTGAAAGAAAGATGCCAAAATCCTACAGGGGAAGACTGGCCCAACATTCGACACATCCTCTCTGTTTCAATTACTGAGAGGAAGTACAATAATTTAACTTAG